In the Silurus meridionalis isolate SWU-2019-XX chromosome 6, ASM1480568v1, whole genome shotgun sequence genome, one interval contains:
- the mycb gene encoding transcriptional regulator Myc-B → MAVIMPLNVASKNYDYEYDSYQPYFYYDNEDEDFYTQQQQHGQPPAPSEDIWKKFELLPTPPLSPSRRSSFSSSFPSTADQLEMVTEFLGDDAVNQSFICDSDSSQSLLKSIVIQDCMWSGFSAAAKLEKVVSERLASLRAARKASPPPPKSECAADTNAACYLQDVHVNSVSECIDPSVVFPYPLTECVKLKECESSLMDTPPNSGSSSSSDSESDEEDDDEEDEDDDEEEEDEEIDVVTVEKRKSAKKCESSPVVLKRCHVTSQQHNYAAQPCARPEQPAVKRLRFDTGGGGGARGHRPSRKCASPKTSDSEDNDKRRTHNVLERQRRNELKLSFFALRDEVPAVANNEKAAKVVILKKATEFIVGLQTDERKLQHSKEQLRRKCEQLKRRLEMLSSS, encoded by the exons ATG gcAGTCATCATGCCGCTGAACGTGGCCAGCAAGAACTACGATTACGAGTATGACTCGTACCAGCCCTACTTCTACTACGACAACGAGGATGAGGACTTCTAcacgcagcagcagcagcacggCCAGCCGCCGGCTCCCAGCGAAGACATCTGGAAGAAGTTCGAGCTCCTGCCCACGCCTCCTCTGTCCCCGAGCCGGCGCTCGTCCTTCTCCAGCTCGTTCCCGTCCACCGCCGACCAGCTCGAGATGGTCACGGAGTTCCTCGGCGACGACGCGGTCAACCAGAGTTTCATCTGCGACTCGGACTCTTCGCAGTCGCTCCTCAAGTCGATCGTCATCCAGGACTGCATGTGGAGCGGCTTCTCCGCAGCGGCCAAGCTAGAGAAGGTGGTGTCCGAGCGCCTCGCGTCGCTCCGCGCGGCCCGGAAAGCCTCACCGCCCCCGCCCAAAAGCGAGTGCGCCGCAGACACGAATGCGGCGTGCTACCTGCAGGACGTTCACGTGAACTCTGTCTCTGAGTGTATCGATCCCTCCGTGGTGTTTCCCTACCCGCTTACGGAGTGCGTGAAGCTGAAGGAGTGCGAGAGCTCCCTGATGGACACGCCGCCCAACAGcgggagcagcagcagcagtgacaGCGAGTCCG ATGAGGAAGACGACGacgaggaggatgaggatgatgatgaggaggaggaagacgaGGAGATTGACGTCGTAACGGTGGAGAAAAGGAAATCTGCCAAGAAGTGCGAGTCGAGCCCAGTGGTGCTGAAGCGGTGCCACGTGACCAGCCAGCAGCACAACTACGCGGCGCAGCCGTGCGCGCGGCCCGAGCAGCCTGCAGTCAAGCGGCTCCGCTTCGACACCGGCGGCGGCGGGGGCGCGCGGGGGCACAGGCCGAGCCGCAAGTGCGCCAGTCCTAAGACGTCGGACTCCGAGGACAACGATAAACGGCGGACTCACAACGTGCTCGAGCGGCAGCGGCGCAACGAGCTCAAGCTGAGCTTCTTCGCGCTGCGCGACGAGGTACCGGCGGTGGCGAACAACGAGAAGGCGGCCAAGGTGGTGATCCTGAAAAAGGCCACGGAGTTCATTGTAGGACTGCAGACCGACGAGCGAAAGCTCCAACACTCCAAGGAGCAGCTCAGGAGGAAGTGCGAGCAATTAAAAAGGAGACTAGAAATGCTGAGCAGCTCCTGA